The Treponema phagedenis DNA segment TAAGAATACGGTCTCCATCTTTTATCATCTGATAATCAGATACCGCTTTATCGATTGTTCTGAATAATTTAGGATTTGCCATAGGATGCTATTGTATCTGAAAACAAAAGAAAAACGCAAGCACTTACACGAAAATCACAGGCTGTACGCACAAAAAATAAAAACATACATTTGTGGGTGTTGGGTTTGAAATTTTCTTTTATCCGACTTATTTTTAGTTGTCGGAGTTTAGTACGTATAAACTTCCGGCGGAATCGGTATATCGTTTTTTTGATAATTCTATCCGTTTTTAATACACCTTACAAAAATCAAGACAATTTTATAAAAAAGAGTTCGACACAACGGTTTCATTTTGCCATCCGTGGCAAAATGAAACCTATGAGTTTGAAAACTCCTATTATACAAATGTGGTAGTTTTCAAACTCAATTCTGTGTGGAACCACGGGCGTCTGTGCCCGTTCTGATTTTGCCATCCGTGGCAAAATTATACCTTGCGAGTTTTAAAGCTTTGGAAACAGTCTTGCTTTAAAACATCGCTGCTGCTTGGAACCACGGGCGTCTGTGCCCGTTCTGACTTTTGACGTCCATGTCAAACCAAACCTGTCTGCGTGGAACCACCGCCACGCCCTGATTTTTAGTATTCTTGATTAAATCAGTGCTGCGAGTTTAAAAACTCCTATTTATGTCGGTGTGGTAGTTTTTAAACATCGTTTTACATTGTTCTGAGTTTTGACAACGGTGAGTAAACTTACCATAGGAATGCTAAATCCAACATTCGGTAAGCCGCCTGTTGATTTTCCGTTTAAGTATAAGAGAAGTTAATTGCGGAACGCTATACCGGGATTTTGGTGTTCAGTTTTTCTTAAATATTTTTTTAGAGCTTGACATTTATGACCAAGAGTTATAAGATGACCAACAGTCAGTAAACGGAGTTATGATGGGAATTGCAGATAGAAAAATTCGTGAACGGGAAGCGCGTCGGGCAGCTATTCTTGAGCAGGCGATGCAGCTCATTCATGAAAAAGGAGTAAACTCGTTCAATATGCAGGATCTTGCCGATCGGTTAGAGCTGAGCAAGGCAACCTTGTATCTTTCTTTTAAGAGTAAGGAAGAACTTTTATCTGAACTCATGTCTGATGCCTTGGATGAGTTTATCCGTTCGGTGGAACCGCAAATCAGCGATTCAAAGACAGGAATAGAAGGCTTGCGTAAGTTATGGCTTTGTTATCTTGAAAATTTCAGTAAAGAAAATGAACTTTTTTTGGCAATGGGAATTCAAAACACCCTTGCCGTAGGAATGCCTTTACACACCGCCATTTCAGGAGATGGCAATTCTTCTATGCAAAAAATAGTCAGTCTGATTAACAATATTTTACAGCACGGACTTGCAGACGGAACCTTGGATGCTTCTATCCAGCCCGCACAGGTAACTAAAATGTTAATTCTTATTGCTACCGGTATTATACAAAGTGT contains these protein-coding regions:
- a CDS encoding TetR/AcrR family transcriptional regulator; the protein is MMGIADRKIREREARRAAILEQAMQLIHEKGVNSFNMQDLADRLELSKATLYLSFKSKEELLSELMSDALDEFIRSVEPQISDSKTGIEGLRKLWLCYLENFSKENELFLAMGIQNTLAVGMPLHTAISGDGNSSMQKIVSLINNILQHGLADGTLDASIQPAQVTKMLILIATGIIQSVAQLPEELRDPNKITQEMKSIFEIILRGLASDRVDKTNLHL